In Clostridia bacterium, the genomic window TCCGCAATATCCCCGAAAAGCAGGAAAACCGTCAAAAGAACCCTTATAAACAAACGAAACTCGTCGCATTACGCGACGAGTTTTTTTGCTTTTTTATTTCCCGATATGTTATAATTAAGCCATAGAAAATCACAAGAGAAAGGATGTTTTTTATGAGAGAAATGCTACAGGAGCGAAGCGGAAGCGTAACTAAAATTGTGCAGATTCCCATTTCACAAATCAGCACCAACCCCTATCAGCCCCGAAAGGTTTTTGAGCAGAATCAGCTGGAGGAACTGGCATCAAGTATTATGGAATATGGTGTGATTCAGCCCATTACGGTGCGCAGAAATTTTGTGGGCGGATATGAGCTGATTTCGGGGGAGAGACGTTTAAGAGCCTCAAAGCTTGCGGGTAAAACGACCATTCCCTGCATCATTGTGGATGCGGACGAAAACGATTCGGCAGTCATTGCACTTTTAGAAAACCTGCAACGGGCAGATCTTACATATATGGAAGAGGCGGAAGCCATATTTCATCTGATGCAGGAGCACAAATATACCCAGGAACAGCTTGCCAGAAAGCTTGGTAAAAGTCAGTCTGCCATTGCCAACAAAATCAGACTTTTGCGGTTGTCGGAGGGGGTAAAGAAAAAGCTTAAGGAAAACGAGCTGACCGAACGGCATGCCAGAGCTTTACTTCGGATTACCGATGCACAGCTGCAGGAAAAGGTGCTGAAAATGGTGTGCGACAAGGGGTTAAATGTAACCCAGACCGATGCATTAGTTGAACGTACTTTAGAACGTTTAGCTTCGCCCACCAACGAAAAAGAGGGTAAAATCAAAGGTATTGTGGAGCTTCGTATGTTTTTAAATACTGTCAACAAAGCCATTGATGTGGTAAAACGGGCAGGTGTACCCATTTCGGCACACAAAAAGGATAAAGGGGACTGTATTGAATATGTCATCAAAATCCCGAGAGACAGAGATCGGGTTGCCACAACCCTTTAACTTTTACCATTGACATTTTCCTTGTTTTTTTGTAAAATAGAACAAGGTGATAGAATGCGAAAGAAAATTATATTTGTGTTGGCGGCAATTGCATTGGTCGCAGGTGTTTTAATTTTGCGTGAAAATGTGGCATGGAAGGAAACACCTCTGTTTGCCATGGATACTTACTGTACACTCAAAATCAAAGGAAACGACCAAACCATAGAGAAAATGGTACAATGCATCAAAGAGGCGGATGATAAATTTGATGCGTATGATGAAAAATCTGCGGTATATGCACTCAACCGGACGGGTAAAACCGAAGATGAAGAGCTGATTGCACTTACTGCACAACTGATAGGTTATCATCAGAAAACCGACGGTGCGTTTGATTTTTCCATGAAGAAAATTTCGGATGTGTGGGGCTTTGAAACAGAAACCCCAAGTGTGCCTGAAGAAATTGACTTTTCTTTGTTCGGCGCTGATAAAGTAGCCGTGACCGATGAGAAAGTAACCTTAGACGGCGTAGAGGTGGATTTTGGTGGTGTGGCAAAGGGGTATGTCACCGATCAATTAGCCGATATTTTAGAGCAGGACGGGGTAGAGGAAGCACTTTTAGACCTTGGTGGAAACATTTATGCAAAAGGGACGCACAAAATCGGCATTAAAAATCCCAAAGAGGGCGAAAACTTAGCCTGCGTCATAGAAGTGACCGACAAAGCGGTCATTACCTCAGGCGTGTATCAGCGCTTTTTTGAAGACGATAAGGGAAAGAAATGGCATCACATTTTGGACCCTGAAACGGGGTATCCGGCAGACAGCGGACTGCTGTCTGTGACGGTGATTGGTGACAATGCCACGGAGTGCGATGTGCTGTCCACTGCTTTCCTGGTTATGGGCAGGGAAAAGGCGCTGAAGTTTTGTGAAAATTTCCCTGTAGAAGTGGTTCTGATTACTAAAGATTCGGTTTATTATACCAAAGGTTTAGAAGAAAAAATCCAAAAAGGAGACCCTTCTTACGAATTAAAAGCGACTTTTTGAAAAAAAGGTCGTTTTTTTTGTGTTTTTTGTGTTAAAAAGACTTTACAATATCAAAAAAAAGTGTTATAATATATCCAAATGTAAGAATGATTTTTCTTATGTAAAGAAAGGAGTTTATCTAACATGGCAAGAAAAATGAAAACCATGGACGGTAACAACGCTGCGGCACATGTGTCTTATGCGTTTACCGATCTGGCTGCTATCTACCCGATTACACCTTCTTCCGTTATGGCTGAAGTAACTGATAAATGGGCTGCAGATGGCAGAGTGAATGTTTTTGGCGAAAAGGTTAAGGTTGTAGAAATGCAGTCTGAAGCAGGTGCGGCAGGTACCGTACACGGCTCCTTGGCAGCAGGTGCTCTGACCACCACCTTCACCGCTTCTCAGGGCTTATTGCTCATGATCCCCAATATGTACAAAATCGCAGGTGAATTGCTCCCGGGCGTTATTAACGTATCTGCTCGTTGCGTAGCTAGCCATGCGCTTAACATTTTTGGTGACCATTCTGACGTATATGCATGCCGTCAGACCGGTTTTGCAATGCTTTGCGGCGGTAACGTACAGGAAGTTATGGACTTGGGTGCAGTTGCACATCTGTCTGCAATCAAAGGCAGAGTTCCGTTCCTCCACTTCTTTGACGGTTTCAGAACCTCTCACGAACTCCAGAAAATCGAAATCTGGGATTATGAAGATTTGAAAGAAATGATGGATTGGGATGCTGTTAACGCTTTCCGTAACAGAGCAATCAATCCTGAACATCCTGTTCTCCGCGGTACTGCGCAGAACCCGGATATCTTCTTCCAGGCTCGTGAAGCATGTAACACCTATTACGATGCTGTTCCGGCTGTTGTTGAAGAATACATGAACAAAGTAAATGCTAAGATTGGCACAAACTACAAACTGTTCAACTACTATGGTGCGCCCGATGCAGAACATGTAATCATTGCTATGGGTTCTGCTTGTGACACCATTGAAGAAACCATCGATTACTTAAACGCTAACGGCGGTAAGGTTGGTTTGGTTAAGGTTAGACTTTACAGACCGTTCTCCGCTAAGCACTTAATCGATGCTATCCCGGATTCTGTTAAGCAGATTTCTGTTCTTGACAGAACCAAAGAACCCGGTGCATTGGGTGAACCCTTGTACCTCGACGTTTGCGCAGCTCTTAAGAACACCAAGTTCGATGCTATCCCGGTATTTACCGGTCGTTACGGCTTAGGCTCTAAGGACTTTACTCCCGGCGATGCTGCTGCAGTATTTGCAAACACTGAAAAGAAAGTATTCACCGTATCCATCAAGGACGACGTTACAAACCTCTCCCTGGATCGTGTTGAATTGCCCGATACCGCACCTGCAGGTACCACCAGCTGTAAGTTCTGGGGTCTTGGTGCTGACGGTACCGTTGGTGCTAACAAAAACTCCATCAAAATCATTGGTGACCACACCGATATGTATGCACAGGCATACTTTGATTATGACTCTAAAAAGTCCGGTGGTGTTACCATGTCTCACCTCCGTTTCGGTACTTCTCCCATCAAGTCTACTTACCTCATCAATAAGGCTGACTTCGTGGCTTGCCACAACCCGTCTTATGTAACCAAGTATGACATGTTGGCAGACTTGAAGCCCGGCGGAAGCTTCCTCTTAAACTGCGGTTGGAATGCTGAAGAATTAGAAAAGCATCTGCCCGGTCAGATTAAGAGATATCTTGCAAACAACGACATCAGCTTCTACACCATCGACGGTGTACAGATTGCAAAAGAACTCGGCCTTGGTGGTAGAATTAACACCATTCTGCAGTCCGCATTCTTCAGCATCTCCAAGATTATTCCTGAAGCAGATGCAATCAAGTTCATGAAAGACGCTGCTACCGCATCCTACGGTAAGAAGGGTGAAGCTGTTGTTAAGATGAACCATGACGCAATCGAACGCGGTGCAACCGGCTATGTTAAGGTTGAAATTCCGGAAAGCTGGAAGACCGCAGAAGATACCGAACTGACTAAGAAAGCTACCGGCGACAGACCGGAACTCGTTGAATTCGTTAACGAACTCTTGATTCCGATGTCTGCACAGAAGGGTAACGAATTGCCTGTTTCTAAGTTTGTAGACATGGCTGACGGTACCTTCCCGCAGGGTTCTGCTGCTTATGAAAAGCGCGGTATCGCTATCGATGCTCCCTTGTGGAATCCCGACACATGTATCCAGTGTAACTTCTGTTCTTATGTTTGCCCGCACGCTGTTATCCGTCCGGTAGTTCTTACCGAAGAAGAAGCAGCTGCAGCACCTGCTGAAATGGTTCTTACCGATATGAAGGGTATGCCCGGTTATAAGTTCGGTATCACCATGTCTGCTCTCGACTGCACAGGTTGCGGTTCTTGCGCAAACGTTTGCCCCGGCAACAAGAAGAACGAAACTCTCGTTATGAAGCCGCTTGATACTGTTTTGGATGCACAGAAGGGCTTCGACTATGGTATGAAGATTACTCCTAAAGCTGAAGTTTTGGCTAAGTTCCCCGAAACCACCGTTAAGGGCTCTCAGTTCAAGCAGCCCTTGCTTGAATTCTCCGGCGCTTGCGCAGGTTGCGGTGAAACACCTTATGCAAAACTCGTAACTCAGCTGTTCGGCGATAAGATGTACATTGCAAACGCTACCGGTTGTTCTTCCATCTGGGGTGGTTCTGCACCGTCTACACCTTACACCGTAAACCACGAAGGCAAGGGTCCGGCTTGGTCCAACTCCTTGTTCGAAGATAACGCTGAATTCGGTTACGGTATGTTCCTTGCACAGAACACCATCCGTAATTCCTTGGTTAAGAAGATCGAAACAATTGCAGAAAAGGGCGAATGCGCTTCTGATGCAGCTAAGAAGTTCCTCGAAACCAAAGATGATACAAAGGCTAACGCAGTTGCAACAGAAGAACTCGTAAAAGCTCTGACCGATTGCGGTTGCGATTTGGGTAAAGAAATCCTTGCACAGAAAGATTACCTCGCTAAGAAGTCCGTTTGGATCTTAGGTGGTGACGGCTGGGCATACGATATCGGCTTTGGCGGTTTAGACCATGTATTGGCATCCGGCGAAAACGTAAACGTTCTGGTATTCGATACCGAAGTTTACTCCAACACCGGCGGTCAGTCCTCTAAATCTACTCCTACCGGTGCAATTGCACAGTTCGCAGCTTCCGGTAAAGAAGTTAAGAAGAAAGACCTCGCGCAGATTGCTATGAGCTATGGCTATGTATATGTTGCTCAGGTTTCCCAGGGCGCAGATATGAACCAGTGCTTGAAGGCATTCCACGAAGCAGAATCTTACAACGGTCCTTCCATCATTATTGCTTACGCTCCCTGTATCAACCATGGTATCAAGGGCGGTATGAGCAAGGCTCAGACCGAAGAAAAGAAAGCAGTAGATGCAGGTTACTGGCATCTGTTCAGATTTGACCCCAGAAAGATTGACAAGGGCGAAAATCCGTTCACACTTGACAGCAAAGAACCCTCTGCTTCTTATCAGGAATTCATCCAGGGCGAAGTTCGTTACAGCTCTTTGATGAGACAGAACCCCGAAAGAGCAGCAGAACTGTTTGCAAAAGCAGAAGCTACTGCAAAAGCAAAATACGAATACCTCAAGAAGTACGCAAAGCTTTGGGATCAGGAATAATCTGATTTAAAGTTACTTTAAAGGTTACAGAAGCACCTCCGATTTTCGGAGGTGCTTTTTTTCAACGTCCGGTTGAAATCTATCTATTGCAAA contains:
- the noc gene encoding nucleoid occlusion protein, whose protein sequence is MLQERSGSVTKIVQIPISQISTNPYQPRKVFEQNQLEELASSIMEYGVIQPITVRRNFVGGYELISGERRLRASKLAGKTTIPCIIVDADENDSAVIALLENLQRADLTYMEEAEAIFHLMQEHKYTQEQLARKLGKSQSAIANKIRLLRLSEGVKKKLKENELTERHARALLRITDAQLQEKVLKMVCDKGLNVTQTDALVERTLERLASPTNEKEGKIKGIVELRMFLNTVNKAIDVVKRAGVPISAHKKDKGDCIEYVIKIPRDRDRVATTL
- the nifJ gene encoding pyruvate:ferredoxin (flavodoxin) oxidoreductase, with protein sequence MARKMKTMDGNNAAAHVSYAFTDLAAIYPITPSSVMAEVTDKWAADGRVNVFGEKVKVVEMQSEAGAAGTVHGSLAAGALTTTFTASQGLLLMIPNMYKIAGELLPGVINVSARCVASHALNIFGDHSDVYACRQTGFAMLCGGNVQEVMDLGAVAHLSAIKGRVPFLHFFDGFRTSHELQKIEIWDYEDLKEMMDWDAVNAFRNRAINPEHPVLRGTAQNPDIFFQAREACNTYYDAVPAVVEEYMNKVNAKIGTNYKLFNYYGAPDAEHVIIAMGSACDTIEETIDYLNANGGKVGLVKVRLYRPFSAKHLIDAIPDSVKQISVLDRTKEPGALGEPLYLDVCAALKNTKFDAIPVFTGRYGLGSKDFTPGDAAAVFANTEKKVFTVSIKDDVTNLSLDRVELPDTAPAGTTSCKFWGLGADGTVGANKNSIKIIGDHTDMYAQAYFDYDSKKSGGVTMSHLRFGTSPIKSTYLINKADFVACHNPSYVTKYDMLADLKPGGSFLLNCGWNAEELEKHLPGQIKRYLANNDISFYTIDGVQIAKELGLGGRINTILQSAFFSISKIIPEADAIKFMKDAATASYGKKGEAVVKMNHDAIERGATGYVKVEIPESWKTAEDTELTKKATGDRPELVEFVNELLIPMSAQKGNELPVSKFVDMADGTFPQGSAAYEKRGIAIDAPLWNPDTCIQCNFCSYVCPHAVIRPVVLTEEEAAAAPAEMVLTDMKGMPGYKFGITMSALDCTGCGSCANVCPGNKKNETLVMKPLDTVLDAQKGFDYGMKITPKAEVLAKFPETTVKGSQFKQPLLEFSGACAGCGETPYAKLVTQLFGDKMYIANATGCSSIWGGSAPSTPYTVNHEGKGPAWSNSLFEDNAEFGYGMFLAQNTIRNSLVKKIETIAEKGECASDAAKKFLETKDDTKANAVATEELVKALTDCGCDLGKEILAQKDYLAKKSVWILGGDGWAYDIGFGGLDHVLASGENVNVLVFDTEVYSNTGGQSSKSTPTGAIAQFAASGKEVKKKDLAQIAMSYGYVYVAQVSQGADMNQCLKAFHEAESYNGPSIIIAYAPCINHGIKGGMSKAQTEEKKAVDAGYWHLFRFDPRKIDKGENPFTLDSKEPSASYQEFIQGEVRYSSLMRQNPERAAELFAKAEATAKAKYEYLKKYAKLWDQE
- a CDS encoding FAD:protein FMN transferase codes for the protein MRKKIIFVLAAIALVAGVLILRENVAWKETPLFAMDTYCTLKIKGNDQTIEKMVQCIKEADDKFDAYDEKSAVYALNRTGKTEDEELIALTAQLIGYHQKTDGAFDFSMKKISDVWGFETETPSVPEEIDFSLFGADKVAVTDEKVTLDGVEVDFGGVAKGYVTDQLADILEQDGVEEALLDLGGNIYAKGTHKIGIKNPKEGENLACVIEVTDKAVITSGVYQRFFEDDKGKKWHHILDPETGYPADSGLLSVTVIGDNATECDVLSTAFLVMGREKALKFCENFPVEVVLITKDSVYYTKGLEEKIQKGDPSYELKATF